In Nicotiana tabacum cultivar K326 chromosome 2, ASM71507v2, whole genome shotgun sequence, the following proteins share a genomic window:
- the LOC107822365 gene encoding uncharacterized protein LOC107822365 translates to MGRSRVLAVIFTLLIVSATSNATLFNSRKLVDLAPTQSNNSSEQISASNTPVEGEKEVNASKVSDKKPEIGKEKPENPEGSNDPPKPPPEELNSTKVNDGSSVTEKQKPKDPQVRNDAPKDSVDQNSTTVNDGSPIAESEQPKDAQGSNDPSKLDPKEPNSTVVDGESSKGEKEKPKDPQPQGSTDSHKLDQDRPKSDNNTAAESPPPAEKKETEEKKNQDDKINSEVNTNESCQGATKMCRVEQTLIACIQTPQNGSAGLFLVVQNEGEKRVKVNINIQPPLDSSLQAIKLPKHQSEKIDISSIMGKGSEIVLNAGDGSCRLQLDRRVSMDILQQVSLYSKRVTPVYGAYFLFVVTLLFGGTWACCKLRKKKHQDGVPYQELEMGVPESASATNIVAADGWDQDWDDDWDEENAVKSPGGHTYGNISANGLTSRSSKKDGWENDWDD, encoded by the exons ATGGGCAGAAGTAGAGTATTAGCGGTAATTTTCACATTACTAATCGTTTCAGCAACTTCAAACGCAACATTATTCAATTCCAGGAAGTTAGTTGATTTGGCTCCTACACAAAGCAACAATTCATCTGAACAG ATTTCAGCTTCAAATACTCCAGTTGAGGGTGAAAAGGAAGTTAACGCCAGCAAAGTTAGTGATAAGAAACCTGAAATTGGAAAAGAGAAGCCTGAAAATCCTGAAGGAAGTAATGATCCACCAAAACCTCCGCCGGAGGAACTGAATTCAACTAAAGTCAATGATGGGAGCTCAGTAACTGAAAAACAAAAGCCTAAAGATCCTCAGGTAAGAAACGATGCACCTAAAGATTCAGTGGACCAGAATTCAACTACGGTCAATGATGGGAGTCCGATAGCTGAAAGCGAACAGCCTAAAGATGCTCAAGGAAGCAATGATCCATCAAAACTCGACCCAAAGGAACCAAATTCCACTGTAGTGGATGGTGAGAGCTCTAAAGGTGAAAAAGAGAAGCCTAAGGATCCTCAGCCTCAGGGAAGCACTGACTCACATAAATTGGATCAGGATCGCCCTAAAAGTGATAACAACACGGCTGCTGAAAGCCCTCCACCTGCTGAGAAGAAGGAGActgaagaaaagaagaaccaaGATGATAAAATAAACTCGGAAGTGAACACTAACGAAAGCTGTCAGGGGGCTACTAAAATGTGCAGGGTTGAACAAACACTGATTGCCTGCATTCAAACTCCCCAGAATG GATCTGCTGGATTGTTCCTTGTGGTGCAAAATGAAGGGGAAAAAAGAGTGAAAGTAAATATCAATATCCAACCTCCTCTGGACAGTTCTCTACAAGCTATTAAACTACCAAAACATCAGTCAGAAAAG ATCGATATCTCATCAATCATGGGCAAAGGTTCTGAAATAGTGCTGAATGCTGGAGATGGTAGTTGCAGGCTTCAATTGGACCGCCGTGTATCTATGGATATTCTGCAGCAGGTTTCTCTTTATTCTAAGCGCGTGACCCCTGTCTATGGTGCATACTTCCTTTTTGTTGTAACCCTACTTTTTGGTGGGACATGGGCTTGCTGCAAGCTAAGGAAGAAGAAACATCAAGATGGAGTTCCATATCAGGAATTAGAGATGGGAGTACCAGAATCTGCCTCAGCTACAAATATTGTTGCAGCAGATGGTTGGGATCAGGATTGGGATGACGATTGGGATGAGGAGAATGCAGTGAAGTCACCAGGTGGACATACTTATGGGAATATCTCTGCTAATGGCCTCACGTCTAGGTCTTCTAAAAAAGATGGATGGGAAAATGACTGGGATGATTAG
- the LOC107772099 gene encoding leucine-rich repeat receptor-like protein kinase PXC2, whose amino-acid sequence MFLLLVEKRRDFVLRMLLHILTVLSLTPFLVECLDPAFNDDVMGLIVFKAGFTDPKSKLTSWTEDDATPCNWVGIKCDPYSNRVSEILLDNFSLSGHIGRSLLRLQFLRVLSLSKNNFTGNINPILAQIPSLRVIDLSDNSLSGPIPDEFFRQCGSLQAVSFAKNNLTGQIPDSLTSCSTLERFNFSSNGLSGQLPSGLWSLSSLRSLDVSDNLLEGEIPKSIEGLYSLRSITLQKNKFTGWLPENIGNCVQLKSIDLSENLLSGGLPESMRRLGLCTTMDLRSNSFNGEIPDWIAEMKSLQVLDLSANNLSGRIPSSMGDLPLLMQLNLSNNLLVGSLPRSLMKCINLVILDIGHNFLTGNLPSWAFTLGLKSISLSGNRFTGSIDYPPMSIAASYQSLQVLDLSSNALSGEIPSAIWNIISLQVMNISRNFLTGIIPEAVGKLNATRVLDLSHNQLNGSIPHEIGSAVSLLELKLRENHLSGTIPADIANCSALTSLDLSHNNLTGPIPPEIAKLTILEVVDFSFNQISGSLPKELTNLSHLVTFNVSHNHLKGELPVGGFFNTISPSSVVGNPSLCGSVLNHSCPAVHPKPLVLNPNSSDSSHGSVNSLGRKRIMLSISSLIAIGAAVFIALGVVVVSILNLHVRSSMALSAATFTLSGGDDYSHSHGTEANLGKLVMFSGDADFVAGTQALLNKGNELGRGGFGAVYKTELGDGRSVAIKKLNITSLIKSQEDFESEMKSLGSIRHQNLVALEGYYWTPPLQLLINEYVSGGSLYKLLHEESSKSSLSWQQRFNIILDTAKGLAYLHQLSIIHYNMKSTNVLIDDASANAKVGDFGLARLLPVLDRYILSSKIQSALGYMAPEFACQTVKITEKCDVYGFGILILEVVTGKRPVEYMEDDVVVLCDMVRGALEEGRIEECIDQRLQGNFPVEEAIPVVKLGLICASQVPSNRPDMEEVIKILELIRCPSESPEEIE is encoded by the exons atgtttttgttgttggTGGAGAAAAGGAGAGATTTTGTTTTGAGAATGTTACTGCATATATTAACTGTTTTATCCTTAACTCCATTTCTTGTGGAGTGTTTAGACCCTGCATTTAATGATGATGTAATGGGTTTAATTGTATTCAAAGCTGGATTCACTGACCCTAAATCAAAGCTTACATCTTGGACTGAAGATGATGCTACTCCTTGTAATTGGGTTGGTATAAAATGTGATCCTTATTCCAATAGAGTTTCTGAGATTCTGCTTGACAATTTCTCTCTTTCTGGGCATATAGGGAGAAGCCTGTTGAGGTTACAATTCTTGAGGGTTTTATCTTTGTCTAAGAATAACTTTACAGGCAATATTAATCCCATTCTTGCCCAAATACCAAGTTTGAGGGTTATTGATTTGAGTGACAACAGTTTGTCAGGGCCAATTCCTGATGAATTTTTTAGACAATGTGGGTCTCTACAAGCTGTTTCCTTTGCCAAGAATAATCTCACTGGCCAAATCCCTGATTCTTTAACCTCTTGCTCAACACTAGAAAGGTTTAACTTTTCGTCGAACGGGCTTTCAGGTCAATTGCCCTCAGGGTTATGGTCCCTGAGCTCTCTTCGATCCCTCGATGTTTCTGATAATTTATTGGAGGGTGAGATTCCTAAATCAATTGAGGGTTTATATTCTTTGAGGTCAATTACTTTACAGAAAAACAAGTTCACTGGTTGGCTGCCTGAAAATATTGGGAACTGTGTGCAGCTTAAGTCTATTGATCTCAGTGAGAATTTGCTTAGTGGTGGCCTTCCTGAATCTATGAGAAGACTTGGTTTATGTACCACTATGGATTTAAGATCAAATTCATTCAATGGGGAGATTCCAGATTGGATAGCTGAAATGAAAAGCCTGCAAGTTTTGGATCTTTCTGCAAATAATCTTTCTGGTAGGATACCAAGCTCTATGGGAGATCTTCCATTGCTAATGCAACTGAATTTGTCGAATAATCTGCTTGTTGGAAGCTTGCCTCGGTCCTTGATGAAGTGCATTAACCTTGTAATCTTGGACATTGGGCACAACTTCTTGACTGGTAATCTTCCTTCTTGGGCCTTCACATTGGGACTAAAGAGCATTTCCCTTTCCGGGAATAGGTTTACCGGAAGTATAGactatccgccaatgtccatagCTGCTTCCTATCAAAGCCTTCAAGTTTTGGATTTGTCCTCCAATGCATTATCTGGTGAAATACCGTCTGCCATTTGGAACATCATTAGCTTGCAGGTCATGAATATTTCCCGGAACTTTTTGACAGGTATTATCCCAGAAGCTGTAGGTAAACTAAATGCAACCCGAGTTCTTGATTTAAGTCACAATCAACTTAATGGAAGCATTCCCCATGAAATTGGGAGTGCTGTTTCATTGCTGGAACTGAAGTTGAGAGAAAATCATCTGAGTGGTACAATTCCTGCGGATATAGCAAATTGCTCCGCTCTAACTTCATT GGACCTGTCACACAACAACCTCACTGGCCCTATCCCTCCAGAGATTGCTAAGTTAACCATTCTCGAGGTAGTGGATTTCTCTTTTAACCAAATTTCTGGGAGCTTGCCTAAAGAACTAACCAACCTTTCCCACCTTGTCACATTTAATGTATCCCACAACCATCTCAAAGGTGAACTTCCAGTAGGTGGCTTTTTCAACACCATTTCTCCCTCATCTGTTGTGGGTAATCCATCCCTTTGTGGTTCTGTTCTCAACCACTCTTGCCCTGCGGTCCATCCCAAGCCTCTTGTACTGAACCCCAATTCATCTGACTCGAGTCATGGTTCTGTTAATTCGCTTGGTCGTAAGAGAATCATGCTCAGTATATCATCTCTCATTGCCATTGGAGCGGCAGTTTTCATAGCTCTTGGAGTAGTGGTTGTCAGTATTCTCAATCTACACGTGCGCTCTTCTATGGCACTCTCTGCTGCAACTTTCACCTTATCTGGTGGCGATGACTATAGCCATTCACATGGTACAGAAGCCAACCTCGGCAAACTTGTTATGTTCTCTGGTGATGCAGATTTTGTTGCTGGAACTCAAGCACTGCTCAACAAGGGTAACGAACTTGGACGTGGTGGTTTCGGAGCCGTTTACAAGACAGAACTCGGAGATGGACGTTCTGTTGCTATCAAGAAGCTCAACATTACAAGTTTGATCAAGTCACAAGAAGATTTTGAGAGTGAAATGAAAAGTCTCGGAAGCATCAGACACCAGAACCTAGTGGCACTTGAAGGTTATTATTGGACTCCTCCTCTTCAGCTCCTGATTAATGAGTATGTATCTGGTGGAAGCTTGTACAAATTACTCCATGAGGAAAGCTCTAAAAGCAGTCTCTCTTGGCAGCAAAGATTCAACATTATTCTTGATACGGCCAAGGGCTTAGCCTATCTGCACCAGCTGAGCATTATTCACTACAATATGAAGTCAACCAATGTCCTCATAGACGATGCTTCTGCCAATGCCAAAGTTGGAGATTTTGGCTTGGCTCGTTTATTACCCGTCTTGGATCGTTACATCTTGAGCAGCAAGATTCAGAGTGCACTTGGATACATGGCTCCTGAATTTGCATGCCAAACAGTAAAGATAACTGAGAAATGTGATGTCTATGGATTTGGTATCTTGATTCTTGAGGTGGTGACAGGGAAAAGACCCGTAGAGTACATGGAAGATGATGTGGTTGTATTATGTGACATGGTGCGGGGGGCATTGGAAGAAGGCAGGATAGAAGAGTGCATTGACCAACGGCTCCAAGGTAACTTCCCCGTCGAAGAGGCAATTCCAGTTGTGAAACTTGGTTTAATATGTGCATCTCAAGTTCCATCAAATCGACCAGATATGGAAGAAGTGATCAAAATTTTGGAGTTAATCCGATGTCCATCAGAAAGTCCAGAGGAGATAGAGTAA